gtaattttaacaaaGTTGACCGACCAATACCGACCAACGGCGCCCACCATCACCATCGAttctaatttaatatattgtaatagatAGATAATAGATAATAGATTTGTTCCCTCGCACGGCACCGGGAGGCCAATCCAAGCTCGAAACGTCCCATGACCACGCCATGATACCACATACTCCTATACAGGACGACGAGGACATgctttgctagctagcttctttCCCCCCTTTTAACCCTTGCCCCGAGTGATCAATCAGTATGGTTAGATTAATTACAACTACCAGCACCATCCAAGTCACTTTGGTTATCGCTTAATTAATCGCTCGCTGGCTTTGGTTCACGTCACCGGCCCGGTGGATGGGGGAGCGTTTTGTTTGGTGCCCTGTGGCTTTCGAGAGGAGCCTGTCCCCCACGGGGTTCCACACCGGCGGCAGCGTCACTGCAATTGGTGCTTTAATTTGCCGTGGATGCGGAGGCCGCTCCGTTTTAAAATCGCAAGAGCCCAAGCCCCATGTCACCGGGCGCTGGCTTTGATGTGCCGCCACGAGTTGTTTAATTCCTTGCATCTAGGACGGGCTCGATCACGGGGCATGTGTCGACATTCTGACGACTTGTGGGTGCAAGATCTATGTATGGTCTCCGGTGAAGGACTGGCGTGCTACGCATGCCATGGCCTTTTGGCTTGTAGCTGCAAGTTACAGTTGAATATGCTCGGGGTTGTGTTGGTTCGCGGTGGGGGACGAGGGTTCAGGGTTCTCCGTTGTGGTATGTCATTTTTCTCCAATTATACTGCGGACACATGTGACTGCACACGAGCATGCCTCACTGAAGGAGGTAGATGGATGGTGAGATACAGTAAGGTTCGTGTCACCATAACAAAATCATATTTGTCAGTTTTAAAATGTGGGGAAAAAAATGTGCGCACGCAAAGGACGAGTAGGAACTTGTCCTTGTAAAATTTCCGTGTACAAATCACAAAATAAAGTTACGAAGTTATATACTATGGTACCATCCCTTTTTTCAATAATGTcataaaaagacaaaaacacaaaagattaATTCCAGACACTATTGATatgtcttttttgtttatctgtGTGGTTGTGTATAATGAAtttagatttgaaattttatgaTGTTGTAAATACATATCTTATGAGGCTATGAGCTcactcaatttttttgaaggatGCTGTCGTGTGTTGGTATCATGGTAGCACTGGATATTCTCTCGCAACGTTATGTGCATCGATTTGTGATTTTCACACAACTTCAAATTCAAACTTTGTGGGGTAAGGTCGTGAGTGGTAACTTAGAATTTGTCTAGTTATGCGTCCTTGAATTGGTGTTGCATATTCAGCTCTTGTTGCGGCTACTATGTATCTTGTGTATTGGTATACAAATGGCTGCTACGTAAAATTGTTTTCTTGATTTACCATATTGATCAACAGGGACGGAGGGGGTGCCGAGGGGCTTTgccctccccccccccaccccactccccaccccaccccaaaagaaatttcattttaCTTAATACTTATTAATTGGCTCATTAAAAATATGTGAAGTGTCTAATTTCTTCCCCTCATGTTGAATTTCTGACTCCATCCCTGTTGGTCAAGGAAACTTCTCTAATGGTATGCCTTTAGGAATATCTGAATATGCTTTCAACTTTATGATTGTACTATAGACGGATCCTGATGCATCCAGAACCTCCATTCACCCATATTTATATGTTTTAAGGATACATGAACCGCCAACAAATcaaatttgatatttttattttcattaagTCAAAGAAATCAGTTATCCATGTGAATAATGATAGTAATATTTTATGGTTGCTCAAAGTTTACAAAGAGCATATATATACTTACGTCCTTGTAAACTTTCGCGAAAAAGGGTCAATTTTCCTGCCGTgtaaaaataacaaattaatgctTTAAATCTGCTTCCTTTTgatgaaaaaaagaataacGTTAACAGGTATCAGCACCTGGACAGTTAACTAAGAAGAGGGGGTGCGTATTGATCTGAGGCTGAAATGGCGAGCTCGTTGACTCCAACTCGGGTGAATGAGGATGGAACAACACACCCTCACACGAGCCTCTCGGTCCGCTAAATCTGCTTCTTGGCTTTAAATTTGGTTTTTGTGTTGCACAATGATGAAACACTATTCTGCTTTCGATGAAAATTTAATTACAAGCATAAACTCGAACACGAATATAGCGGAACGACTGGGTCTACCAACCAAACTATTCCAAGGCGCAACATACATAATTTCAAACATATTGAGCAACCGATTCATAACCTCAGACCTCACAACTTGATTAATGTAATTAAGTACACACACGTATATATTGTCTAACATCCGTTGGCTTCTAGTCCGTGGTGTTTTCCAGGCCGAGCTGGGGGAGAATTACATCATCTGATCGAGATCTAGAGAGGGGCCGAGCGATGAAAGAACGATATATACTGGTGAAACATAGCTATAGGTGACGGGGAAAGATCATGTGTTGGTCGGTGTTGCTTGCCCAAGGCCCCGTTTGTTCCACTTGCAGCTCTTTGCTTTTCAAGTGGGCTGCATAAATTATTACATCCAGTACGTCATTCCAGTGGCTTAAAGGAATATAGTATCTAATCTACTAGGTGACGCTACCAGGGAAGAAAGCCAGCCAAAGTCTCCAATAGGGGTTCGCCTTCATTCACGTCATGGGTTTCAGCTCTAATCGCTCTTATACAATTCCAATGGTGTCAGTCAGTTGGCCCCAGTCCCATAGTGTACCAGGCTGCCAAGCTGCGTCCCAATAATGCCAGGCGCTTGAGACGAGAGTATTACCAACTCTCATGCTAGCataacgacaagtatttagaaacggagaaagtaaTTCCTAGCTGAAAACTTTGCATCAACATATCCAGCCTTCTGTCGATTTATGTGGGTCATGGTATGTCTGCTTTGATGCGATCTTCACTAGACAGACATATATGGTTACTTTCTCTGATCCTTTTCATATGCCCTGAAAATGACAAGATTCTAACTACCATGATTTGCCAAAAGGAATACCAAATATTCCGTCTCTCGATCTTTCTTTCCATGAATGGGCCAATGGGGTGCCCTTTCTCGTAGCTCAAGAGGCAGGTGGATATCTGCACTTACGTACAGGTGCAGtcctgaaaacaaaaatctggTCCTATGGAAAAAGCCATACTATGATTAAACCAGGCAAAAGCTTTTTGTCAGTTGTATTCATAAAGCAAATTTCagtatatttttttggtaGCCAACATGCATATATGAGGCTGGTTTGTATTCATTGGTATTCCATTTAGGTATACAAAATTAATGGGTCAGGTAGAGTGTATATTGTGGTACCGACAGCAACACACTGATAAGAAGATTAAAGAAAATCGGAATGCTTCATGATCCCGGCCGGTATTATTTGAAGATCTGTACGATCAAATTAATTCGAGGTGACAATGCAGGACTATTAATTTCTTCCCCATTTCGTTTGTCCACGCCCCTTGGAAGAGTCGTTGGAAGTATCTTAATGATGCCACATGAAGCACAGAACCCCTAAGGCATGCATTATGCATCCGAGATCCAGTAGCACGAGGGCCAGCTTTGCACAAACACATCTCGAAGAAGAAATATACATTTCATATGCTTGTGCATCGATAATCTAATGCAAGTGGCGATATTGTTGCAATGACAATTAAGTCAACAATTTATAGCTGCCATTGAATTAGGAAACCACTAGATTGGAGAATATTTTGGCGAGTGAGGTTTGAACTGTGAATTACTTATGGTCAATTTGCAACTAGCTAAAGCTACCTTGTATTGGCCCTATAACTAAGTACCCGGTGTTGACAATTCCCCGGCCGGGGAATAGCTAACTTTGGTCAACTAGTTTGCTTAGTTATAAGTGTCTCatgggagggaaccaagcctgCTGGCGTTTAGCTGACCTGAGGTAAAGTACCTACTGGAGTATATTAATTTGGTTAAATTTGTACTCAACGCTGTGAAGTCACTTGGAGTACACTTTACACTGTCAGTTGTCAAGGTTACCTCCTTCCCTACGGCTACCTGCCACATTTGCTCCCGCCCTCCAATGAACAGATCTAAAACGCACATATATGGTGGCGCACATATCGAGAACTTTTTGGTAAAGATAAGTAGCTGGAGCATGAAAATCAGGAAGCTatagcactttttttttttttaccaagagCTATAGCACTTTTCTTTATTAGAACTACGGAGCTACCTGTAGCGTGCCGAGTTTGGCCGAAATTACTCTCCTTTTGTTGTGGATCCTCTTGATCTGCAGCTTCACGCCGCGGCCCATGCATAACGCGCGGCAGCTCGCACGCAACAAAAGTGGGCCGCTTTCTTGCCTTATTGGGCCGTCTGTAGCAAGCTCGGTTCTTCAGCGTTGTCAGGGCCACGTGAAGGCTCTTTTCTTCCGGATTTCTCCTGGGGCGAGCTTCTTCTCGGCGGGCCGCTGCCGAGCATCTTCTCAACTTTGTTGGGCCGTACGGGTGGCAACCCAGGATAAACCCAACCAAACCATTCTTGCGGCGCCGTGCCTCGTTCAGTCGTTCCTCCTTCTCGCGATCGGTCAGTCTGCTCTGGTCCGTCCCGACCCACAAGGAAGTCTGGGTTGGTGACACTCGCTGGTGGCACGCATTGaccggccggcgacgagccgtcgccgccagtgACACGCACCAACTCCGGTCAGACGTCATTGAATAATAATAAGCTACTCATTCTGATCGTAAATtgttatcaaaatattacatgtgtctagatgttttttaagaatagatacattcatatttaaaaattttgaatcaagaatttaaaatcagagggagtagtttagtCGTGGATTGTTGAATGTGGGGCTGGAGATACCCGAATAAATTTTCAGAACTAGGGTGGAGTAAGTGCaacaacatcatcatcatcactcCTCGCACGTTGTAGGGGCGAATATCTGAGGATACCAATAGGAGAATATCCTTGGGAGGCTGGTTGTTTGGTGAACGCCGGGAGGCAAAGTTTAGGCGAGAGCTGGCATGGAAGCGTCAGCATTGTCGTTTGACACGCTGGATGAAATGGCTCACATAGTCACATGCTTCACATGATAACATGCCACCAACCCTAATATAGGAGGATCTTCGCCGGTTTTGCCCGTTTATATTACGGGATATCCGGAGCAAAAAAGATCCTCTCCCAATACGGCAATACCcgtttcttcctccttcaaaTCTCCCTCCCACGTCTGCGCAGAAAGGGACAGGCTTTTCCTTCCGTCTCCTCGATTTCCTCGTTGCTCCCGTCCCGTCggccctctcctctcctctcgtCCCCCGCCCCGCCGCTTTAGATCTCCCCGCCGTGGCCTCGGACTTGGTTTCGCCGAGCTCCTCTTGGGGGTCCAGCCGTCCAGGTCTCCGGGAGGGTTATATATAAAGCGGAGTCCCTGAGGTGCGCTTCCTGAAGGTCCTGCTTCCTTGTTCGCCATGTAAGCTTTTCTTTATCTCTGGCTAGCTCGGgtctgtttttgtttcttctgaaAATGCAGGGGAAGCAAGCACGTTTTTACTGGTTTATTTTGGATTCCAGCATAGCTTTGATCTTGGTTCTGAATTAGTAGGTACAAGTGCAGCCAGCTGATGAATTGCtcattttcatttgtttgttGGATCAGAATGactgcggctgcggcgacaGCTCACCATGCCATAGTGTCTACACGATCCACCCGGCTTTGGAATGCCAAGAATTCTAGGTTCGATAAGAATGTGTGTTTAGTTTCAGTTGGAAGTTGCTGCCCGGGAAACCGAAAATTGGGTTTGCTTTGTGCATCGGGCTCACAGTCTTCAGTCACGGAGCCTGTTCAGCAACCCTCCAATGGCAAGGGTGATCACAGCCCTAAGAAATCAAGTAACTCCCGCAACTGTATTACAATGAACACCTTTTTTTCTGGAGAAAATAGATGTAGTTCTGAAAATTTGTTATTCTTGTCTGATTGTAGAGGAAAGTTCCCTTATATTGATCCGGCACGGTGAATCAATGTGGAATGAGAAAAATCTTTTTACTGGATGTGTCGATGTGCCCCTGACACCAAAGGGTGTCCAAGAGGCCATCGAGGCAGGTTCAAGGATACGCAACCTCCCAATCGATGTGATATATACGTCGTCCATGGTTCGTGCTCAGATGACTGCAATGCTTGCCATGATGCAGCATCGGCGCAAGAAGGTTGCTCGTCTTTCCTTTGTTAAATGCAGTGTTCATATCTCCTGGGCAAATTATGTTGAGGAGTCCTGTCTTTGTATTTCCAGGTTCCCATCATAATGCATAATGAGAGCGAACAAGCTCACAGTTGGAGTAAGATATACAGTGAAGATACAAAGAAACTGTCCATTCCTGTTATAACAGCTTGGCAATTGAATGAACGGATGTAAGAGTTTTCTCCCCTGTTATGCTTTAATTTTCTTAGCAGTTCGTCAGTTGTCTCTTGAAGCATACATTGGCACATTCTAGGTACGGTGAGTTGCAAGGTCTTAATAAGCAAGAAACTGCTGACCAATTTGGCAAAGAACAAGTTCACGAATGGCGACGTAGTTATGGTATTCCTCCTCCAAATGGTGAGAGCCTAGAGATGTGTGCAGAGAGAGCCGTTTCATATTTCAACGATCAGGTAACCATATAACTACATGAAACGGTGCATTTTATTCACTTGGATTATTGTTACCTCTACACCTTACTGTTTACTATATGCAACAtgagcaaaaaagaaagaaaagggacTCCTAGGGCGCACAACTCATGGGCATCTGATGCTGATGACCATACCACAAATTTGTTTATGTGTTTCGTTTCTATTGTTAAAATTGCACAACCTGATTGGTTTAAAATTTCAACAAAATTTTGGTGAAATTTCTGAAACTTTAGCTTTTCAATCAAACATTTGTGACGATAATTTGAGCCCAGTGCGAAACAGTTTATGTAGATTTGCTCTTTCCTAAAATCCAGTGTgccatttcttttttgaatgAGAACCGAGTAATTAACTGTGTAACTTGTACTAGacaaatttatgttctgctacAATTTTGATAAAATTTTTGGTAAAATTACGGTGAAATTTTAAACACGAAATCCAAAATAATTTCCGAAATTCCTGAATTTCAGTCATTTCTGTGGGTACTGAAATCTTGTCGCAAAACTAAATTTTAAACCTTTGGCTGATACcaaaatatttgaacaaaaagCTTTTCGTTTATCCTGTAGACAACTGTTTTTGTAGTTCCTATCTAACATTTTGAGGGATTGCCTAATAGGTTGTTCCTCAACTCACGTCTGGAAAGCACGTGATGGTTGCTGCACATGCGAATTCACTTCGTTCAATTATAATGCATCTCGACAGATTGACTTCTCAAGAGGTGATCTATTCTTGTAGAATAATTGCAGCCTATCttccctttttattttatttttatttttcttgcgTTGTGCTGAAATTCAGACTGAGACTGACACTCTCTTCTCATCAGGTTATCAGCCTCGAGTTGTCAACAGGCATTCCTATGCTTTACATATTCAAGGAAGGAAAGTTTGTTAGACGGGGCAGCCCAGTAGGACCTTCTGAAGCAAGCGTTTATGCTTATACAAAGGTAAGGCCCGGGTTTTCTCCATTTCCAACCCCAGTGTGCTTAATAAAAGAATTTGTCCCCCCTGGGAAAAAATGAATTTGTTTATCCATGGTATATGTTGAAACAAACTGATTAATACAATAATATTCCACTGATAAAGGTATAGAACTGTCCTGTTAGCCGCATCTGAATGGTCTTCAGTTCATATTGTACATAATTTAAACGAGAGTTCATGTTGACTACAAAATTTTATTAATCAGTTGTGATAGACAACATTGTATCTTTGATAAATGTAGAAAGAAACACATATAAGCATTTGATTGGAGTAAGGTCCGCCTGTATGTTTGATGTTGATAAATTACCTTGCTCTGCCAAAATTTATTGAAACTATAGCACTCTTGCTTACATTGCTAGCCTTCGTACTGTTCTTGAGACTTGTTTCTTGATCATATGCAGAACTTGGCTCAATACAGACAAAAGCTTGATAGTATGGTTCAGTAGAAGGTCAGTAAGTTATAATATGTGTGTCTGGTGTGGCCAACTGCTAAATGTGCGTTTTTCTGTTTGATGTATTTTCAGGCTTTCTAGATTAGTagtgttgtagtaaaataaaactctTATATGGGCCGGATCGTAAATTCTACGTGGCGACGATCgagtcaacatttcccaaaCACAAGTCAAGACGTccacgtggcgcggtcaatcttacgtggcaaaggaagacaagtcaacaagtcagcctctcatgccatggtcaaatggtcaaatgagttagagtagggggcaagaaaggtgtgaggagggggcccttagtccatggtggactaTGGATCAAGCCTCACTTTTCTCACATgttgcacacaaaagttatgaaccAAGAAGCTATTTTTATCATTTTGCCCTCACTCttttctctccctcaagggtagccatggtcttttgtcatggactcttaggctataaataccttTTCATGGGGGCATGTAACATTCACtttcacttgaataaactcaaggggagagtgCTAGAGAGCCTCTTTTAGAGGAGATTTAGTTTCGGATCTCGgaaagcctcgttcggcccgagctcgaaggagagggaatcgggttagagtcctaagggtatctcgaccccgctacttgggaagcctcattcggtccaagtacggggcggcccctttcgacctctcgctaagtgattcggggagtCTCGATCGACCCGAAACGCTTTGGCTAATGatcccctcgaagcctctcctaacataggactaggtcGCATCCGCaaggtcgaccgaacctattaaaaaaatattaacgtgtcaacttgtccaagtgtatgACGATCTTCGCTATAAGGCTGGCGTACACGCTCTACTTTTATACTTGCACTTGTGTCATTGAgttttggcaccccttactcttattattgtcgagaacaacaacaagtaGTGATATGTCCAATATGCCATTGTTTTACTGGGAACTGGTTAAGGAAAAATTTCGACCAGCAGCATTTCCTACTAGGAGTTAGAAGTGACAATTCGTCACCTGTAAACTTGTGTATCAATGTGTTCTGTGTAACTGGTCAAGAATGGTGTAAATGTAGCGGTACATGTTGTATAGTAAATTGAATTTATTGAACAGAGTAATACAACACATTTTCTGCATTTCTGTTTTCTCAAATCACTATACATGTTGTATTCCTGGTTTCATATAATTTTCACAAAGAGTAAAAATTTCCTTGCATTTGATTTGGGCATATGCAGATATACAATAAATAAATTCTTAAAAGTGAAATCCTCTTTCTAATGTCTAGGTAAGCAAATAGCATAGACTATAACATGCTGTCAGATTAAATAATCATcggaccaaaaaaaaatcgaacaAGCGGCCGATGCTGATGGTCACAAATCAATACTACACCTGCAACTGAATTCCTCTGTTGAATTCAATTGCGAACTCAAGCTACCCTGAATTTGGAGCGCCCATGAAAATGAAATCATCAACGACCTACTCTTAATTACTCTACAGTCTACACAAGCACCACTAGGAAGATGAACAGTATGAGGCCAacagcagccagcagcaggCATTTCGTGGACGACGAGCTGCCGGGCGACACCGGAGCCGCCATCTCCACCTCGGCGGCCCACGAGACCTCTTCTTCCGCCCTGCTCGTCGTCTCGGCGGTTCTCTCGATGTCGCCGTGATCGCCgacagcaccgccgccgcccccttgGTCATCATCATCGGCCAGCGCGGCGAGAGCGAGCTCCCCCAAGATGGCGTCGAGCTCGGCGATCACCTGGTCCACCTCCCTTATCCCCTggtccctctcctcctccacctcggcCAATTCCTTGCCACCGTCCACGGAGAATGCCAGCAGCTCTTGCTCCTCCTTTCTCCTctgctgaagctgaagctgcaCTCGTCGCTCTGCTGCTCTGACCCGCTGCTGGACCTGCAGCAGCTCCCTCATGGCGGCCTCGAAGTCCATGGCCAGCTTCGAGCCGGGCGCTATGCTGTTGTTGTCGTTGCCTTGCTTGAGGTTCTGCGAGGTGGTCTTGGCCAGCCGCGTGGCCTCGGCCTGCGTGGCCCGGAGCCTGGCGCGGAGGGCGGGGGTTTCCTTGGGCGTGCCGAGCGCGTCGCCGAGCTGCCGCAGCGCGGCTGCCTTTGTGTGGATCTGGAACACGCCGTGCGCCACCACCtggggcagcggcgccggcgccggcggccgcagcgTGCCCGCCTCCAGGTCCTGGAAGCTCATCTTGTTGATCGGTGAACTTGTGCTTCCAGGTGGCTAGTGTTGTGCATTGACGGGGTCTGGGCCTCTGGGGTACTTAACAACGGCGATCGATCTGGCTCTAGGTCGGCACCGTGTCGGAGTCGGATCCCGGAACCAGCACGCGGCGACACTATCCGGTTAATTCCGACTCGAAGTGCGATTTAAACCTTTTGTCCGAGAGGCTTTTCTGCTCCATCGTTGCCACTCGCAGTGGTGTGCCCGCCCTGTGATCCTCCGGGCCGGGTGTGGTGGCCGTGTATTCTTCCGTACGTCGTCACAACCGTGATTTTTAAGCTTTGAACGTACgcagtatgttttttttcctttctttcaaATGAAATCGTAAAGAAGACCATACGGTATAAATATGAATCGTTTACAACACTCGGAAGTCGAAACTAAGGAGGTGAAATTTTACATTCACTCCCCAACCAAAGTGAGCATATATAGCTCACTTCGAACACGAAAATGTTTTTCGAATTCCTGTATCCATATGTAACTTTTGAATTCAGAAATCTAGCATACCCTTcgaaaaataatactccctccgtcccatatcaagtgactcaaatttgtctaaatatggatgtgtctgtatactaaaatatgtctagatacatgtaatagaaagtcaatTAATATGGGCGGAGAGAgtaatctataccaatatataaATTGCGTGATGAGAACCGTGGGCGTTGGCCGTAAGTCTCCATCGCCCAAAACCCCGATCTCTTTGTCGCCACACCCTCTCTGCCTCCTACTCAGATCCCATCCAAGTCAAACACgaactcccccccccccttctgcCTCCTCACGTCCCATCTCCAACACGAACTCAAGCAATGGGATCCAAATCCAATTCTCGATCTCTTCctcgccccgcctcctcctcgcccaccTGCCCtgatccgcctcctcctcgcctgcCCGCCCCAAtcagcctcctcctctcacACGGCACTCGCCACGATCCGCGTCATCACCgatccgccgcctcctcccacACGGCGCACTGTTTGTCCCGTACCACCATGCCACCAGCAGCCCAATCTGAGACGAACTTGAGCAATTAATGGGGTGTCTGTTCTACAAAAGATACTCAAGCAATGGGGTGCACGCGCGGCGGTAAAGCATCAGCCACCACGGGCGCGGAGCAGCTGTGGCTTCGGGCGCTGGTCAGCGCACGGAGGGAAcccgaggggggggggggggagtatGGGACAGGGTCGAGGGGGCGAGAGACTGCAGGAGCTCGGGGGGAGTATGGGAAGAGGAACGAGGAGACTGCAAGCCTGTGACAGTTACGACAGATGGGAAGCgatggattgggccgagaaaGAGAATTCAGGATGGGAGGCGGACTGGGCTGGAATTGTTTTAGGGCTTTGTCAAAAAGCCCGAGCCGATCTGGGCTCAACCCGAAAAAAACACACGAACCACTAGGTGAGTTGGCaagatattttgtttttaaataaaCTTCTCATTAAAAAATAAAGCAATTACGAGTACtatatattatatatgcaCGACTGGCTATTTAAACTATGTATATTTGTGCACTTGGTATTCCAGGTACCTAtcaaaaattaaattaaatatactactccgtccggccggaattacatttcacagatttagtacaactttctAGTAAATCTGCGACAATTAATTCCGGCCGGAAGAGTACTGATGTTTCCCGTCCAGAAGAGGAGTCTAAAAGAAGAGAATAGAAGAGAACAGGAGGAGGAAAACCGGGTGTCCGGTAGCTAGGCAGTTGAACGGCGAACACCAGCACCCTGCATGCCCGGCGGTTGTAGCCCGCGATCACATTCACAAGTCTCTCCCTACCACCCAGTTT
This is a stretch of genomic DNA from Brachypodium distachyon strain Bd21 chromosome 1, Brachypodium_distachyon_v3.0, whole genome shotgun sequence. It encodes these proteins:
- the LOC100839052 gene encoding syntaxin-22, with product MSFQDLEAGTLRPPAPAPLPQVVAHGVFQIHTKAAALRQLGDALGTPKETPALRARLRATQAEATRLAKTTSQNLKQGNDNNSIAPGSKLAMDFEAAMRELLQVQQRVRAAERRVQLQLQQRRKEEQELLAFSVDGGKELAEVEEERDQGIREVDQVIAELDAILGELALAALADDDDQGGGGGAVGDHGDIERTAETTSRAEEEVSWAAEVEMAAPVSPGSSSSTKCLLLAAVGLILFIFLVVLV
- the LOC100838748 gene encoding uncharacterized protein LOC100838748 isoform X1; this translates as MTAAAATAHHAIVSTRSTRLWNAKNSRFDKNVCLVSVGSCCPGNRKLGLLCASGSQSSVTEPVQQPSNGKGDHSPKKSKESSLILIRHGESMWNEKNLFTGCVDVPLTPKGVQEAIEAGSRIRNLPIDVIYTSSMVRAQMTAMLAMMQHRRKKVPIIMHNESEQAHSWSKIYSEDTKKLSIPVITAWQLNERMYGELQGLNKQETADQFGKEQVHEWRRSYGIPPPNGESLEMCAERAVSYFNDQVVPQLTSGKHVMVAAHANSLRSIIMHLDRLTSQEVISLELSTGIPMLYIFKEGKFVRRGSPVGPSEASVYAYTKNLAQYRQKLDSMVQ
- the LOC100838748 gene encoding uncharacterized protein LOC100838748 isoform X2, producing the protein MTAAAATAHHAIVSTRSTRLWNAKNSRFDKNVCLVSVGSCCPGNRKLGLLCASGSQSSVTEPVQQPSNGKGDHSPKKSKESSLILIRHGESMWNEKNLFTGCVDVPLTPKGVQEAIEAGSRIRNLPIDVIYTSSMVRAQMTAMLAMMQHRRKKVPIIMHNESEQAHSWSKIYSEDTKKLSIPVITAWQLNERMYGELQGLNKQETADQFGKEQVHEWRRSYGIPPPNGESLEMCAERAVSYFNDQVVPQLTSGKHVMVAAHANSLRSIIMHLDRLTSQEVISLELSTGIPMLYIFKEGKFVRRGSPVGPSEASVYAYTKAF